From the genome of Colletotrichum higginsianum IMI 349063 chromosome 4, whole genome shotgun sequence, one region includes:
- a CDS encoding Ef hand domain-containing protein, whose protein sequence is MWLPLPPTDSLTRPRLAVAVFSAVAAASLGYYTYRASRDQYDHVTGPGLHRSNAVRRAHRRSRPNSISSEGTHADENLDLDAMRPVNDTDTIVDGGTVDEWWNDPNSMQPQARAGHNIVSLLFRVSEDNARRNACVHRGCACNACGMVPIRGVRYRCANCADFDLCETCESQGVHIKTHIFYKIKVPAPPFGPRQMQPVWYTGDPDTCYRNLNRGLMARLSKETGFERPEIEAFWEQFTFMANTEWREDPDELQLAMDKKTFERCLVPSGGSRHATPNLIHDRMFSFYDTNNDDLIGFTEFLHGLAYRKRKDKLRKIFEGYDIDGDGFVNRRDFLRMFRAYYVLYKQMHRDILDGLDDQLMGSTEAQQLVASRQPLSSLFGREGRVPRAHANHRSEGKIFHPNGDVELEPERNGVVSEDRGDTSGREDVLTRLFAPYIGSPWSVHMRSPDSEPDTPYWDALLNPPTSIDDLPDLLTGQRRERNEIEFDFELELGSSDGEDGGNNNSDAENRSQTGDIPAQTNGSEGQDQRVDADQFTNAIPTESQLRAQVINHKRQMAPDIERRRRQAARKQLHDRWKRRQFYLDEEEGGLAPDGWHSDEDVLLNLNGVAESSKAAQQQTMPSRSRSSSKVRFAEDMDDYEIRSNLSTSSRNVPERWGGLGIPEEERDAGKEILYQVTQQAFNELLDAIFKDKEDLAVKAAATKTKRDKHRALFEHLTVDQPKPKVVEPRQPRKAIDENKPIAERSLEELLLTSGYRVDEFGYRIDESGQRMDEPNAEDRQRIEEVLDDDEEQEKEEVVANGDDDIKDEADEQDIDDTNLVETAEYRDPTMPQFRPNSEASPILPALTSASASSSSSRRSQSPTKKKSAESSKDASKTIPHFTLLEWKRLDLAEKEAADRGGWGKLSFEEFEEIYKNQENAGNRLDYLGSWVDFCIP, encoded by the coding sequence ATGTGGCTCCCGCTGCCACCGACCGACAGCCTGACACGGCCGCgcctcgccgttgccgtcttCTCTGCCGTCGCAGCGGCTTCTCTCGGCTACTATACCTACCGCGCCAGCAGAGACCAGTACGACCATGTCACCGGCCCCGGCCTGCACCGAAGCAATGCCGTCCGCCGCGCCCACAGACGGTCGCGCCCCAACTCCATATCCTCCGAGGGCACCCATGCCGACGAgaacctcgacctcgacgccatgCGTCCGGTGAACGATACCGACACGATAGTCGATGGCGGCACCGTCGACGAGTGGTGGAACGATCCCAACAGCATGCAGCCCCAAGCTCGAGCCGGCCACAACATCGTCAGCCTCTTGTTTAGGGTCTCGGAGGACAACGCTCGGCGGAACGCCTGCGTGCACAGGGGCTGCGCCTGTAACGCCTGCGGCATGGTTCCCATCCGCGGCGTCCGCTACCGCTGTGCTAACTGCGCCGACTTCGATCTCTGCGAGACGTGCGAATCCCAGGGCGTCCACATCAAGACGCATATCTTTTATAAGATCAAGGTCCCCGCCCCGCCTTTTGGCCCCCGGCAGATGCAGCCCGTCTGGTACACCGGTGATCCCGATACTTGCTACAGGAACCTCAACCGGGGTTTGATGGCGAGGCTCAGCAAGGAGACCGGGTTCGAGAGgcccgagatcgaggcctTCTGGGAGCAGTTCACCTTCATGGCCAACACGGAATGGCGCGAGGACCCCGACGAGCTGCAGCTGGCCATGGACAAGAAGACATTCGAGCGCTGTCTCGTTCCCTCTGGCGGCTCGCGACACGCAACCCCAAACCTCATTCATGACCGTATGTTCTCCTTTTACGAcaccaacaacgacgacctTATCGGATTCACCGAGTTTCTGCACGGCCTGGCCTACCGTAAGCGTAAGGACAAGCTACGCAAGATTTTTGAAGGCTACGATATCGACGGTGACGGCTTCGTCAACCGCCGCGACTTCTTGCGCATGTTCCGTGCCTACTATGTCCTCTACAAACAGATGCACCGCGATattctcgacggcctcgacgaccagCTAATGGGAAGCACTGAAGCGCAACAGCTTGTCGCCAGCAGACAACCCCTCAGCAGTCTCTTTGGCCGCGAGGGCAGAGTACCCCGCGCCCATGCCAACCATCGCAGCGAGGGCAAGATCTTTCACCccaacggcgacgtcgagctgGAGCCGGAGAGGAACGGGGTCGTGAGTGAGGACAGGGGCGACACCTCAGGGAGGGAAGACGTGCTGACCAGGCTTTTTGCCCCCTACATCGGCAGCCCGTGGTCTGTACATATGCGGTCCCCCGACAGCGAGCCGGACACGCCGTACTGGGACGCTTTGCTGAATCCGCCCACGAGCATTGACGACCTTCCAGACTTGCTCACCGGACAACGTCGCGAGCGTAACGAGATCGAGTTCGACTTTGAACTCGAACTCGGCAGCTCCGATGGGGAGGATGGGGGAAATAACAATTCGGACGCTGAAAACAGAAGCCAGACTGGCGACATCCCGGCACAAACCAACGGTTCCGAGGGCCAGGACCAGAGAGTCGACGCTGACCAGTTTACAAACGCGATTCCCACTGAAAGCCAGCTCAGAGCTCAAGTCATCAACCATAAGAGGCAGATGGCCCCGGATATCGAGAGGAGGCGGCGACAGGCCGCCAGGAAGCAACTGCACGACAGGTGGAAGAGAAGACAGTtctacctcgacgaggaggaaggcggCCTTGCCCCTGATGGCTGGCACTCCGACGAGGATGTCCTGCTCAACCTCAACGGCGTCGCTGAGAGCTCCAAGGCAGCGCAGCAGCAGACCATGCCTTCGCGATCCAGGTCATCGTCAAAAGTTCGCTTCGCCGAGGACATGGACGACTACGAAATCAGATCCAATCTCTCGACGTCGTCTAGGAACGTGCCCGAGCGTTGGGGCGGCCTGGGGATTCCCGAAGAGGAGCGAGACGCCGGCAAGGAGATTCTCTACCAGGTCACGCAGCAGGCATTCaacgagcttctcgacgccATAttcaaggacaaggaggacTTGGCCGTCAAGGCGGCCGCGACCAAGACCAAGCGAGACAAGCACAGGGCCCTGTTTGAGCACCTGACTGTTGAccagcccaagcccaaggtTGTCGAGCCGCGACAGCCGAGGAAGGCCATTGATGAGAACAAGCCGATTGCCGAAAGATCTCTGGAGGAACTCTTGTTGACTAGCGGTTACAGGGTTGATGAATTCGGGTATAGAATTGACGAGTCCGGGCAGAGAATGGACGAGCCTAATGCGGAAGACCGACAGAGGATCGAAGAGGTCTtagacgatgacgaggagcaggagaaggaggaggttgttGCAAATGGGGATGATGACATTAAAGACGAGGCGGATGAGCAAGACATCGACGACACGAATCTGGTCGAGACCGCCGAATACCGTGACCCAACCATGCCTCAGTTCCGTCCCAACAGCGAGGCCAGTCCTATCTTACCAGCTCTTACGTCGGCCTCtgcgtcctcgtcgtcgagcaggcgCTCCCAATCGCCTACAAAAAAGAAGTCTGCGGAATCTTCAAAGGACGCGTCCAAGACCATTCCGCATTTTACACTCCTGGAGTGGAAACGGCTCGACctggcggagaaggaggccgctgaccgcggcggctggggcaaGCTCAGCTTCGAAGAGTTTGAAGAGATTTACAAGAACCAGGAGAACGCCGGGAACCGCCTCGACTACTTGGGCAGCTGGGTCGACTTTTGTATCCCCTAG
- a CDS encoding Short chain dehydrogenase reductase family, which produces MAPHTYKYLNKLAQKRVLVIGGSSGLGYAAAEASIEHGAAVILASSSPAKLASAAARLRDSHPASQVPSSPIPAPAIATFAIDLADLDNLTANLTTLLDAATDGGASKLDHIIYTADAASPLPPLSETAPRHITSALSLRAHAPLLLASVLEAAPGKYIFSSPDASVTFTNGSSSHRPMPGWAVADAAAAATEGLVRGLACALAPLRVNLVSSGPVTTELLRSLPEETAELFRAKCLTGRLGRPEDVAEAYLYLMKDGFISGSTIFTEGGRILSS; this is translated from the coding sequence ATGGCCCCTCACACTTACAAGTATCTAAACAAACTCGCCCAGAAACGGGTCCTGGTCATCGGCGGCTCCTCCGGCCTAGGCTACGCCGCCGCAGAAGCCTCCATCGaacacggcgccgccgtcatcctcgccagCTCCTCCCCCGCAAAgctcgcctcggccgccgcccgtctccgCGACTCCCACCCCGCTTCCCAGGTtccctcctcgcccatcCCGGcgcccgccatcgccacctTCGCtatcgacctcgccgacctcgacaacctcaCCGCCAACCTCACGACCCTCCTAGACGCGGCcacggacggcggcgcctccAAGCTGGACCACATCATATACACTGCTGACGCCGCGTCCCCGCTCCCGCCCTTGTCCGAGACGGCGCCGCGTCACATCACAtccgccctctccctccgcgcccacgcccccctcctcctcgcctccgtcCTGGAAGCCGCGCCGGGGAAGTACATATTCTCCTCACCGGACGCCTCCGTGACCTTCACCAACGGCTCGAGCTCCCACCGCCCAATGCccggctgggccgtcgctgacgccgccgccgccgcgaccgaGGGTCTCGTGCGGGGGTTGGCGTGCGCCCTCGCGCCGCTGCGCGTGAACCTCGTCTCGTCGGGACCCGTGACGACAGAGCTGCTCCGCTCGCTGCCCGAAGAGACGGCCGAGCTATTCCGGGCGAAGTGCCTGACGGGTCGGTTGGGGAGGCCTGAAGACGTGGCGGAGGCGTACTTGTATTTGATGAAGGACGGATTCATTTCTGGATCAACCATCTTTACCGAGGGCGGTCGGATACTGTCATCGTGA